One segment of Paraburkholderia bonniea DNA contains the following:
- a CDS encoding HAD family hydrolase: protein MIKAVIFDMDGVLIEAKEWHYDALNRALRLFGYEISRFEHLTMYDGLPTKKKLEMLSLENDLPANLHAFINEMKQQYTIEMVHASCKPRFVHEYTLATLKANGYKLAVASNSIRNTVELMMDKAGLSGYLDTMLSNEDVKHGKPSPEIYIKAMQALGCEPHECVIVEDNENGIKAARASGAHVLVVKEVEDTNYTNIIQFIQKTEEGQAA, encoded by the coding sequence ATGATTAAGGCAGTAATTTTTGACATGGATGGTGTGCTGATCGAAGCCAAGGAATGGCATTACGACGCACTCAACCGGGCGCTACGTTTATTCGGTTATGAAATTAGCCGTTTCGAGCATTTGACAATGTATGACGGCTTGCCGACCAAGAAAAAGCTGGAAATGCTGTCGCTGGAAAACGATTTGCCCGCCAATCTGCATGCGTTCATTAATGAAATGAAGCAGCAATACACGATTGAAATGGTGCATGCGTCGTGCAAGCCGCGTTTTGTCCACGAATACACGCTCGCCACGCTGAAAGCGAATGGCTACAAGCTGGCCGTCGCGTCGAATTCGATTCGTAATACGGTCGAGCTGATGATGGACAAGGCTGGTCTGAGCGGTTATCTCGACACCATGTTGTCGAATGAAGATGTGAAGCACGGCAAGCCAAGCCCGGAGATTTATATCAAGGCCATGCAGGCGCTGGGTTGTGAGCCGCATGAGTGCGTGATCGTGGAAGACAACGAAAATGGCATCAAGGCCGCGCGTGCATCAGGCGCGCATGTGCTGGTGGTGAAAGAAGTTGAAGATACGAATTACACCAATATCATTCAATTTATTCAGAAAACAGAAGAAGGGCAGGCAGCATGA
- a CDS encoding glycosyltransferase family 2 protein — protein sequence MAGAGSRFAKAGYVDPKPLIPVRGTPMIHLVINNLRPSCAHRFIFICQQAHINQYGLREKLAQWAPGCEVVGIDGLTEGAACTVLAARQFITLHEPLMIANSDQYVDMDIDDYLATMEQDHRDGLIMTMTANDPKWSFVGLAPDQTVTNVVEKKVISNEATVGIYNFRKGGDFLKAADLMIEKKLKVNGEYYVAPVYNEMIRVGARIGIYNIGEEAAGMYGLGIPADLDLFLSLPVCGRALESV from the coding sequence ATGGCAGGCGCAGGTAGCCGTTTTGCCAAAGCAGGTTATGTTGATCCGAAACCACTGATTCCGGTCCGTGGGACGCCGATGATTCATCTGGTAATTAATAACCTGCGCCCGTCTTGTGCGCACCGGTTTATTTTTATTTGCCAGCAGGCGCATATTAACCAGTACGGTTTGCGCGAAAAACTGGCGCAATGGGCCCCGGGTTGCGAAGTGGTTGGCATTGATGGTTTGACAGAAGGTGCGGCTTGTACCGTGCTTGCTGCGCGGCAATTTATCACGCTGCATGAGCCGCTGATGATCGCCAATAGCGATCAGTATGTGGATATGGATATCGACGATTATCTGGCAACGATGGAGCAGGACCATCGTGATGGCTTGATTATGACCATGACGGCCAACGATCCAAAATGGTCGTTTGTCGGGCTGGCACCGGATCAGACGGTGACTAATGTCGTCGAGAAAAAAGTGATCTCAAATGAAGCGACTGTCGGAATTTATAACTTCCGTAAAGGCGGTGATTTTCTGAAAGCAGCTGATTTAATGATTGAAAAGAAGCTGAAAGTAAACGGTGAATATTATGTCGCGCCGGTTTATAACGAAATGATCCGGGTGGGCGCGCGAATTGGGATTTACAACATTGGCGAAGAAGCGGCCGGCATGTATGGCCTTGGTATTCCTGCCGATCTCGATTTATTTTTGTCGCTGCCTGTGTGCGGCCGGGCGCTGGAGAGCGTGTAA
- a CDS encoding SDR family NAD(P)-dependent oxidoreductase, whose translation MKTDAASRHAAPRHIVITGASAGLGYALALAYAAPGVVLGLLGRDAVRLDACAAQCRARGALTVTACIDVRDALAVQNWLWHFDDAHPVDLLLANAGVAHTLAAPGDWEDLACIETLLRVNFAGALHAVLPLAGRMRLRGAGQIALVSSLAALRGMALSPAYCASKAALSVWAEAMRPLLACEGVRLTLILPGFVQTAMSERFPASKPWLWPADKAAQHIRRKLAAGCAEIAFPWPLAWGMRLLALLPVTLADALLARSYWPGQKRR comes from the coding sequence ATGAAAACCGATGCCGCTTCACGCCATGCCGCGCCGCGTCATATTGTGATTACCGGTGCCAGCGCGGGCCTTGGCTACGCGCTGGCGCTGGCGTATGCGGCACCCGGTGTGGTGCTGGGGCTGTTGGGGCGCGATGCCGTCCGGCTTGACGCGTGTGCCGCGCAGTGCCGCGCGCGTGGGGCGCTCACCGTCACAGCGTGTATCGACGTGCGCGATGCACTGGCGGTGCAAAACTGGCTCTGGCATTTCGATGACGCGCATCCAGTCGATCTCCTGCTCGCCAACGCCGGGGTGGCGCACACGCTGGCGGCTCCCGGCGACTGGGAAGACCTCGCGTGCATCGAGACGCTGCTCAGAGTGAATTTCGCCGGCGCGCTGCATGCGGTCTTGCCGTTGGCTGGGCGGATGCGCCTGCGCGGTGCAGGACAGATCGCGCTGGTGAGTTCGCTGGCGGCGTTGCGCGGGATGGCGCTATCGCCCGCGTATTGCGCGAGCAAGGCGGCACTCAGCGTATGGGCTGAGGCGATGCGGCCGTTGCTGGCATGCGAAGGCGTGCGCCTGACGCTGATCTTGCCCGGCTTCGTGCAAACCGCGATGAGCGAGCGTTTCCCTGCAAGCAAGCCCTGGTTGTGGCCAGCCGATAAAGCCGCGCAGCATATCCGCCGCAAGCTGGCAGCAGGCTGCGCGGAAATTGCGTTTCCGTGGCCGCTCGCGTGGGGGATGCGTCTGCTGGCGCTCTTGCCTGTGACGCTGGCCGATGCGCTGCTCGCCCGTTCGTATTGGCCAGGCCAGAAGAGGCGCTGA
- a CDS encoding phosphodiesterase, with protein sequence MKVLSHRGYWKVAQEKNTPEAFIRSVDLGFGTETDIRDVLGELVISHDPPRGGQMSCADLIAQFEQQQLPLALNVKADGLAEQIRDAFSGTGIDWFVFDMSVPDMKMHIKAGNPVFTRMSEVEQYPAWIDNADGVWLDSFGPEWYTAVDVRALLQRGLRVCIVSPELHGRCHTEFWSSLYSLKNEEGLMICTDFPEECRDFFKTQEA encoded by the coding sequence ATGAAAGTTCTATCGCATCGCGGTTACTGGAAAGTGGCTCAGGAAAAAAATACGCCTGAAGCATTTATCCGTTCAGTTGATCTTGGCTTCGGCACTGAAACCGATATTCGGGATGTGCTGGGTGAACTGGTTATTTCGCATGATCCACCACGAGGCGGACAAATGAGTTGCGCTGATCTGATTGCGCAGTTTGAACAGCAGCAATTGCCGCTGGCACTTAATGTGAAAGCCGATGGTCTCGCTGAGCAGATCCGCGATGCGTTTTCTGGAACCGGGATCGACTGGTTTGTGTTTGATATGTCGGTGCCGGATATGAAGATGCATATCAAGGCAGGTAATCCGGTTTTTACCCGGATGAGTGAGGTCGAACAATATCCGGCGTGGATTGATAACGCCGATGGCGTCTGGCTCGATTCATTTGGCCCGGAATGGTATACGGCGGTCGATGTGCGGGCGCTGTTGCAGCGTGGTTTAAGGGTGTGCATCGTATCGCCGGAGTTGCATGGCCGATGCCATACCGAGTTCTGGTCAAGTCTGTATTCGCTTAAAAACGAAGAAGGCTTGATGATTTGTACCGATTTTCCAGAAGAATGCCGGGATTTTTTTAAAACGCAGGAAGCGTGA
- a CDS encoding ABC transporter ATP-binding protein: MIILDHVCKDYPTRSGKRKILRDINVEINPGERIGILGRNGSGKSTLLRLLSGAEAPTSGSVIRKMNVSWPLAFGGAFQSSLTGMDNLRFICRLYGVQLEEQLDFVESFTELGPYLREPVKRYSAGMRARLSFALSLAVDFDCYLIDEIIAVGDSRFHEKCHYELFERRGDRTYVVVSHDPGLVGRYCQRAAVLKNGNLTEFSAISDAYNFYLE, from the coding sequence ATGATTATTCTGGATCACGTCTGCAAGGATTATCCGACTCGCAGTGGCAAGCGGAAAATATTGCGCGATATCAATGTTGAAATTAATCCCGGTGAACGCATTGGCATTCTGGGGCGTAATGGCTCGGGCAAATCAACCTTACTGCGTTTATTGAGCGGGGCCGAAGCGCCCACGTCGGGCAGCGTTATTCGCAAAATGAATGTGTCGTGGCCACTGGCGTTTGGCGGTGCATTTCAGAGCAGTCTGACTGGCATGGACAATTTGCGGTTTATTTGCCGTCTGTATGGCGTGCAGCTTGAAGAGCAGCTTGACTTTGTTGAATCATTTACCGAGTTAGGCCCGTATTTACGTGAGCCGGTTAAGCGTTATTCGGCGGGTATGCGTGCAAGGTTGTCGTTTGCGCTGTCGCTGGCAGTCGATTTTGACTGTTATCTGATTGACGAAATAATTGCCGTGGGTGATTCACGTTTTCACGAAAAATGTCATTACGAATTATTCGAACGCAGAGGTGACCGGACGTATGTCGTGGTGTCGCATGATCCGGGGCTGGTGGGCCGTTATTGCCAGCGTGCGGCGGTGCTGAAAAATGGAAATCTAACCGAATTTTCAGCTATTTCTGATGCATATAATTTCTATTTAGAGTGA
- a CDS encoding WavE lipopolysaccharide synthesis family protein, protein MTRIRNEDITLVFQGQWLESTAGNIARARAALPGVQILLSTFAADHTGAGAALCDRVVRSHDPGPLAPCMRGSNARANNLNRQIVTSAAGLEQVSTRYAAKIRTDCTLVSRNFAELYEHIDALDFAGDRLLASSFYTLHPEGLEQLQFHVSDWFIFGKTETLQTYFDVRLMSRSDAEWFDWHPYEKGSSHIARRYRARYSPEQYLAVAYAQKTGNYSVPDYLNHSTEAVMQDCMRLIAEKFIVFDPDFIGLGIEKYRHVGCSNYQFFNCVWGSDWLDFCEQKKTLISNNPGENILFEAALQGPSSGRRRAAADFMKKINHAIPLLRSGKMMPLVGKMLGLYRHVYS, encoded by the coding sequence ATGACACGTATCCGCAACGAAGACATCACGCTGGTGTTTCAGGGCCAGTGGCTGGAGTCCACTGCCGGGAACATCGCGCGGGCGCGGGCGGCGCTGCCTGGCGTGCAGATCCTGCTGAGCACGTTCGCTGCCGATCACACCGGCGCGGGTGCGGCGCTGTGCGACCGCGTGGTGCGCTCGCATGACCCGGGGCCGCTGGCACCGTGCATGCGCGGCAGCAACGCACGGGCGAACAATCTGAACCGCCAGATCGTGACGAGCGCGGCTGGGCTGGAGCAGGTCAGCACGCGCTACGCGGCGAAGATCCGCACCGATTGCACGCTGGTGTCGCGCAACTTCGCTGAGCTTTACGAGCACATTGACGCGCTCGATTTTGCCGGGGACCGTTTGCTGGCCAGCAGCTTTTACACGCTGCATCCAGAAGGGCTTGAGCAGTTGCAGTTCCACGTCTCTGACTGGTTTATTTTTGGCAAAACCGAAACGCTGCAAACGTATTTTGATGTGCGCTTAATGAGCCGTAGCGATGCTGAATGGTTTGACTGGCATCCCTATGAAAAAGGGAGCAGTCATATTGCCCGCAGGTATCGCGCGCGCTATAGCCCGGAGCAATATCTGGCCGTGGCCTATGCGCAAAAAACGGGCAATTACAGCGTGCCGGATTATCTTAATCACAGCACTGAAGCTGTCATGCAGGATTGCATGCGTCTGATTGCTGAAAAATTTATTGTGTTTGATCCTGATTTTATCGGGCTGGGCATTGAAAAGTATCGTCACGTCGGCTGCTCGAATTACCAGTTTTTTAACTGCGTCTGGGGCTCTGACTGGCTGGATTTCTGTGAGCAGAAAAAAACCCTGATTAGTAATAATCCAGGTGAAAACATTTTGTTTGAAGCTGCCCTGCAAGGGCCATCTAGTGGGAGGCGCCGTGCCGCAGCCGATTTTATGAAAAAAATTAACCATGCAATTCCTTTACTCAGGAGCGGAAAAATGATGCCCCTGGTAGGGAAAATGCTGGGATTGTATCGCCACGTTTATTCTTGA
- a CDS encoding glycosyltransferase family 2 protein yields MNVLILAAGVKETQPMEDGYPLLLAEIDGMPLIEHVINSVARLEPKKITITMRRTEMNQFHLDNIVNILCASADVVAVNDGVKGAVCTALLASPSFDNDEELLIINVNQLVDIDLAAVLETFRARKLDAGLITFDSIHPRYSYVRIDTAGRVIEASEKRPISKMASAGIYWFAKGARFVAAAKNMIRKDVQVGGDFYVTPVLNELILDQAVIGAHQIEKTQYQPVKNENQLKHAVAHI; encoded by the coding sequence ATGAATGTTTTGATCTTGGCCGCTGGCGTAAAAGAAACCCAGCCTATGGAAGACGGCTATCCATTGTTACTGGCTGAAATTGATGGCATGCCATTAATCGAGCACGTGATTAATTCGGTCGCCAGGCTTGAGCCGAAAAAAATCACCATCACGATGCGCCGCACTGAAATGAACCAGTTTCATCTGGACAACATCGTCAATATTCTGTGTGCTTCGGCGGACGTGGTCGCGGTGAATGATGGTGTCAAGGGCGCGGTATGCACCGCATTGCTGGCGTCGCCGTCATTTGATAACGATGAAGAATTGCTGATTATCAATGTCAATCAGCTGGTGGATATTGATCTGGCCGCAGTGCTTGAAACCTTCCGTGCCAGAAAACTGGATGCGGGCCTGATTACCTTCGATTCGATTCATCCACGTTATTCCTATGTCCGGATCGATACCGCAGGCCGGGTAATTGAGGCGTCTGAAAAGCGGCCTATCAGCAAGATGGCGTCGGCTGGCATTTACTGGTTTGCCAAGGGCGCGCGCTTTGTTGCCGCAGCGAAAAACATGATCCGCAAAGACGTCCAGGTAGGTGGAGATTTTTACGTGACGCCGGTGCTGAATGAACTGATTCTCGACCAGGCCGTGATTGGTGCGCATCAGATTGAAAAAACGCAATACCAGCCGGTTAAAAACGAGAATCAGCTGAAACATGCTGTCGCTCACATTTAG